A stretch of Lactuca sativa cultivar Salinas chromosome 6, Lsat_Salinas_v11, whole genome shotgun sequence DNA encodes these proteins:
- the LOC111895174 gene encoding UPF0481 protein At3g47200, translating into MELDLHVSQTQASKEIVLEEHVSLVSSIKKKMVSTSHFGRICKVSEKIYKENEEKYFPLILSIGPFHRGEEKLKAMEDYKWKYLNTLLSRATNVEARLGKCVETLKVLEDKARKCYGEEIHMQSDEFVEMMLIDGCFIIELFNKSCCKGTRRRGDPFLATYEVFYRLRHDLILLENQIPFFILDHLFHIVPTPKQCGDYSLIELAFRFFKKTVHEDPYYIRERYGQEIHHLLDLIHQSFIPKTHIFQLHSKQPLLKILIPKVTELHRSGAEIKGSKSRNILEVKLNNGVLRIPNLIHHDLMETVLRNLIAMENCCYDATKYVTSYAFLMKSLIQSIDDAKFLLKKRIFDKDEEFFTLFNEISIDVDTKDFYYGELCEDFDKFAKVDINIRYARKVKTIVTRCLREL; encoded by the coding sequence ATGGAGTTAGATCTTCATGTATCACAAACTCAAGCTTCAAAGGAGATTGTATTAGAAGAGCATGTGAGTCTTGTTTCATCCATCAAGAAAAAAATGGTAAGCACATCTCATTTTGGTCGCATATGCAAAGTTTCCGAAAAAATTTATAAGGAAAACGAAGAGAAATATTTCCCTTTAATTCTCTCCATTGGCCCTTTTCATCGTGGCGAAGAAAAGTTAAAAGCCATGGAGGACTACAAATGGAAGTATCTCAACACCCTTCTCTCTCGTGCAACAAATGTTGAAGCACGATTAGGCAAGTGTGTCGAGACACTCAAAGTGTTAGAAGATAAAGCTCGAAAATGTTATGGAGAAGAAATTCATATGCAGAGTGACGAGTTTGTGGAAATGATGTTGATTGATGGTTGTTTCATTATTGAGCTTTTTAACAAGTCATGTTGTAAAGGAACTAGACGAAGAGGGGATCCGTTTTTGGCAACCTATGAAGTGTTTTATCGATTGAGACATGACTTGATTTTACTCGAAAATCAAATCCCTTTCtttattcttgatcatttattccATATTGTTCCTACCCCTAAACAATGTGGAGACTACTCATTGATCGAATTAGCTTTTCGTTTTTTTAAGAAAACAGTTCATGAGGACCCGTATTATATTCGAGAGAGATATGGCCAAGAAATCCACCATCTACTTGACTTGATTCACCAATCTTTCATACCCAAAACACATATTTTCCAACTACACTCCAAACAACCACTTCTCAAAATACTCATTCCAAAAGTAACTGAACTTCACAGAAGCGGAGCTGAAATAAAGGGATCCAAATCTCGAAACATCTTGGAAGTAAAATTAAACAATGGAGTACTTAGAATCCCAAATCTGATACATCATGATCTTATGGAAACTGTGTTGAGAAATCTCATTGCTATGGAGAATTGTTGCTATGATGCCACAAAGTATGTAACTTCGTATGCATTTCTCATGAAAAGTTTAATTCAATCAATCGACGACGCCAAATTTCTCCTCAAGAAGAGAATTTTTGACAAAGATGAAGAATTTTTTACATTGTTCAATGAAATATCAATCGATGTGGACACAAAAGATTTCTATTATGGGGAATTGTGTGAAGATTTCGACAAGTTTGCAAAAGTCGACATAAATATTAGGTATGCAAGGAAAGTCAAAACCATTGTAACAAGATGCCTTCGCGAGTTGTAG